The Dehalococcoidales bacterium DNA segment AAATCCGGATAGTGTAGTGTCCCGGTAACACTTTACCAATGCCTGTCATTCCGTACTTGATACGGAATCCGGGTGGGGTGGTGATACTGGATTCCCGCCTTCGCGGGAATGACAATATGGGTGCAATGATTTTAAAGTAATCTTTGAGACATTACACTAGCGGTAACCCTGTTGATATTGATTAGTTATGTTTTATCAAAGGAGAAAGCGTCCAGGGCATGATAACTATTGAAATCAGCGCTACTGACATCAGGCTCATGGAGACCGATGGCGACAGGGTGGTCAGATGGGCGAGCCGTTCCCTTGAGCCGGGTATATTTGAGGATGAGGTTGTTACTGACCCGGCTGCTTTAAGCGCCGCCGTTAAGCAGTTTATGGCTTCAAGTGGTATCCGGGGGGGAGATGTTACCGCCAGTGTCAGCGGGCTTTACTCGGTGAGCCGGTTGGTGCTAGTGCCTGCTCCTCCGGGAACGGCCATAACGCAGACGGCGGTCCTTGAGGAAGCCAGGGAGATAATGCCCTTGCCTGAAGATGAGCTGTACCTCTCATGGCAACATATCGCGGCTATGGACGGCGGGCAGCAGGTGCTGGTGCTGGGTATTCCCCGGGATATAGTGGATAGCGAAGTGCAAGCCCTGAAGGCGGGGGGTATCAATCCCCGTATACTGGACCTCAAGGCAATGGCGCTGGCCAGGGCCGTCAACAGAGAGCAGGCTCTCATCCTCAATATTGAGGCCGTCAGCTTTGATATCATTGTGGTCGTCAACGGCATCACCAGTATCATGCGTACTACCGCCTGGCAGTCGGATGAGCTTTCCCCGGAAGAGAGGGCGGAGCATTTAGCGGTAGCCCTGGACCTGACGGTAGGTTTTCATAATTCCAATAACCCTGCTTTACCCCTGGACCTGGCTACTCCCCTCTTCATCACCGGGTGGATGTCAGGTGACCTCGCCCTGGTCGAGCGCCTGCAATCGAGGGTGCAGTATCCCGTTGAGCCGGTAACGCCCCCCCTGAAGTATCCACCACATCTACCGGTCTCACAGTACGCCGTCAACATCGGGCTTGCCCTCAAAGGGTCAGCGACGACCAGAAATCTGGGGGGAAGTGAATATCTAGCCCCGGATATTAATCTGCTGCCGCAAATCTATCGGCCATGGAAACCTACCGCCAGGCAGCTATACATGACCGGGATGATATTGGCAGCCATGGTTTTACTCTTTCCCCTGTATCAGTTAACCGCGGCGGCGGTGGGGGAAACGGCGGTAATAGAAACGAGATATGACATTGTCAATAACGAGTTGATCCGGCGGCAGGAGGAAATCAAGAACCGTGAGCCATTACAGAAAGTTATCAATGAATACCGTACCATTATCAATATGGGTGGTGGTTTTACCGAGGACTTAACGGTCATTAACACTCTGGCTGAGCAGGCTGATGTCAGGGTTGGCTCGGTTTCCCACCAGGGTAGCAGTATTACCATTGCCAGCGAAGCGGACACCTATATCGCCTTTAGAAACTACCTGGCGGCCCTGGAGGAGAGCGGCCGGTTTTCCTCTCCCATCCCGCCCCCGGAAGGATACCCTTACGTCAAGAGTGGCACTATCAAGCTTGAGCGTAAACCCGCTCAGTAAGTGCCTGCGGGGAAGTGAAGTAGACCATAAGGTATTCTTCGGTTTTGGTTGGCGGTGTCATTGAGAGACCATTCCGCTATAGGAGGAAGGCGAAGCTATCTGTGTGTGGGGAAGGGTACCCCCTCACCTCT contains these protein-coding regions:
- the pilM gene encoding pilus assembly protein PilM, with protein sequence MITIEISATDIRLMETDGDRVVRWASRSLEPGIFEDEVVTDPAALSAAVKQFMASSGIRGGDVTASVSGLYSVSRLVLVPAPPGTAITQTAVLEEAREIMPLPEDELYLSWQHIAAMDGGQQVLVLGIPRDIVDSEVQALKAGGINPRILDLKAMALARAVNREQALILNIEAVSFDIIVVVNGITSIMRTTAWQSDELSPEERAEHLAVALDLTVGFHNSNNPALPLDLATPLFITGWMSGDLALVERLQSRVQYPVEPVTPPLKYPPHLPVSQYAVNIGLALKGSATTRNLGGSEYLAPDINLLPQIYRPWKPTARQLYMTGMILAAMVLLFPLYQLTAAAVGETAVIETRYDIVNNELIRRQEEIKNREPLQKVINEYRTIINMGGGFTEDLTVINTLAEQADVRVGSVSHQGSSITIASEADTYIAFRNYLAALEESGRFSSPIPPPEGYPYVKSGTIKLERKPAQ